The Streptomyces achromogenes DNA segment GAGTACCGAACGGAGGAGCTGGCCGCGAAGGCCGGCATCACGGTGCGCACCCTGCGCTTCTACCGCGAACGCAAACTGCTCGCGCCGCCCCGCCGCGAGGGCCGCATCGCCTGGTACGACGACCATCACCTGGCCCGTCTGCGCACCATCGCGGCCCTGCTGGAACGCGGCCACACCCTCACCGGCATCGCGGAGCTGGCGGACGCCCTCGACCAGGGCCGCGACGTCGCCGACCTCATCGGCGTCGGCGGCCCCACCGAGGAGGAGCCGGTCCGCCTCACCCCCGAGGAGCTCGCCGCCCGCTTCGAGGGCCAGGTCACCCCGGAGAACCTCGCCACCGCCCTCGAACTCGGCTACCTGGGCACCGACGGCGACGAGATCGTCCACATCAGCCGCCGTCTGCTGGACGTCTCCGCCGCCCTGGTCCGCGAGGGCATCCCGCTCGCGGAGGTACTGGCGGCGGGCGTCCGCGTCCGCGCCCACGCCGACGCGCTCGCCGAACTCTTCACCGACCTGATCCTGCGCCACACCACCGAACAGGAACTCCCCCGCCTGCGCCCGCTGGCCCGCAGCGTCGTCGAGGCGGAGGTCTCCCTGGCCCTCGACCGACGGCTGCGCAAGGAGAGCTGACGGGGCCTCGGCGGTCACCGGGCGCTCTACAGGTCGAAGACCACCGTCACCGGGGCATGGTCCGACCAGCGCTCGCCGTGCGTGGCGGCCCGCTCCACCAGCGCCTTGACGGCCCTGGCCGCGAGACCGGGCGTCGCCACCTGAAGATCGATCCGCCAACCCGAATCGTTGTCGAAGGCACGGCCCCGGTACGACCACCAGGTGTACGGGCCCGTCGTCTCCGGGTGGAGTTCGCGGACGACGTCGACGTAGCCGCCGTCCGTCGCGGTGAGGACCTGGCCGAGCCAGGCGCGCTCCTCGGGCAGGAAGCCGGAGCTCTTGGCGTTGGCGCGCCAGTTCTTCAGGTCCGCCTGCTCGTGGGCGATGTTCCAGTCGCCGCAGACGAGGACCTCGCGGCCGTCGGCGGCGGCACGGGCGCGCAACTCCTTGAGGTACGCGAGGAACTCGCCCATGAAGCGGAGCTTCTCGTCCTGCCGTTCGGTGCCCACCTCGCCGGAGGGCAGATAGAGGGAGGCGACCGTCACACCGGGCAGGTCGGCCTCCAGATAGCGGCCGGACCCGTCGAACTCGGACGAGCCGAAGCCGACCCGGACGGCGTCCGGCTCACGGCGGGTGTAGAGGGAGACGCCGGCGCGGCCCTTGGCGGCGGCCGGGGCATGGGTGACGTGCCAGCCCTCGGGGGAGCGGACCGCCTCCGGCAGCTGCTCCGGCTCGGCTCGCACCTCCTGGAGGCACAGCACGTCGGCGGAGGTGTCCGCGAGCCACTCGACGAAGCCCTTCTTCGCGGCGGCGCGGAGTCCATTCACGTTCACGGAGGTCACGGTCAGCACCCGGGCACGATACCGGCCGCGGGGCGCCGCGCCGGACCTGGTCCCGTTCCCGGCGCGCGGGGAACCGTGCGGGGACGGCGACGGTCCGGCAGTGCCTCCACGTACTGTGTTCGGCGTGAGAATACGTCCGGTCCCCTTCGACCATCCCGACGCGGTCAAGCTCAACGACGAGGTCCAGGCCGAGTACCACGAGCGATACGGCGACGGCGGCGACGCCACCGTCCTCGCGCCCTCCGACTTCCAGCCGCCGCGCGGCGTCTATCTCATCGCCTACGACGAGGCCGACCGCCCGGTCGCCACGGGCGGCTGGCGCTGCCAGGACGAGAACGGCGAGGGCAACCAGGACGGCGACGCCGAGCTGAAGCGGATGTTCGTGGTCCGGGAGATGCGCGGACGCGGCCTGGCGCGGCGGATGCTCACCGCGCTGGAGGAGAGCGCCCGGGACGCGGGCCGTGTCCGGATGGTGCTGGAGACCGGCACCGAGCAGCCGGAGGCGATCGCCCTGTACACCTCCAGCGGGTACGAGCCGTGCACGAAGTTCGGCTACTACCGCGCGTACGCCGAAAGCCGCTGCTTCGCCAAGCCGCTCAACGCCTGATGCTTGCATGACAGGGCTCTAGGCTGGCCTTGTAGCGGGAACGGGGAAGGGGCGCTCGATGGACTGGTTCTGGTGGGTTCTCATCATCTTCTGGACGGGTGGTTTCGCGTGGGTGGCCGACAACGTCCGCAC contains these protein-coding regions:
- a CDS encoding MerR family transcriptional regulator, which produces MTEKREYRTEELAAKAGITVRTLRFYRERKLLAPPRREGRIAWYDDHHLARLRTIAALLERGHTLTGIAELADALDQGRDVADLIGVGGPTEEEPVRLTPEELAARFEGQVTPENLATALELGYLGTDGDEIVHISRRLLDVSAALVREGIPLAEVLAAGVRVRAHADALAELFTDLILRHTTEQELPRLRPLARSVVEAEVSLALDRRLRKES
- a CDS encoding exodeoxyribonuclease III, translating into MLTVTSVNVNGLRAAAKKGFVEWLADTSADVLCLQEVRAEPEQLPEAVRSPEGWHVTHAPAAAKGRAGVSLYTRREPDAVRVGFGSSEFDGSGRYLEADLPGVTVASLYLPSGEVGTERQDEKLRFMGEFLAYLKELRARAAADGREVLVCGDWNIAHEQADLKNWRANAKSSGFLPEERAWLGQVLTATDGGYVDVVRELHPETTGPYTWWSYRGRAFDNDSGWRIDLQVATPGLAARAVKALVERAATHGERWSDHAPVTVVFDL
- a CDS encoding GNAT family N-acetyltransferase gives rise to the protein MRIRPVPFDHPDAVKLNDEVQAEYHERYGDGGDATVLAPSDFQPPRGVYLIAYDEADRPVATGGWRCQDENGEGNQDGDAELKRMFVVREMRGRGLARRMLTALEESARDAGRVRMVLETGTEQPEAIALYTSSGYEPCTKFGYYRAYAESRCFAKPLNA